The proteins below are encoded in one region of Mycobacterium botniense:
- a CDS encoding nitroreductase family protein has translation MRQAQSDPTDSAAAAVSLPLTEALRTTGAVRDFSDQPVDDTVVARVLDTARFAPSGGNAQAWRVVVLKDPAKRRHVRELYLRGWRDYMAMLAAGLQPWAPTNDREAEARALAEPPPSTGPGFAERFDQVPVLLALFADLSLLAAVDRDTPRYSFAGGASIYPFAWSIVLAARDEGLGGVITTMPIRAEAEVKALLRAPDPLALAAVIALGYPVHQPRRLSRAPVSSFATVDTVDGPAFG, from the coding sequence GTGAGACAAGCTCAGTCCGACCCCACCGATTCCGCGGCGGCAGCCGTATCGCTGCCGCTCACTGAGGCGCTGCGGACGACCGGCGCGGTCCGCGACTTCAGCGACCAGCCCGTCGACGACACCGTCGTGGCCCGGGTGCTCGACACCGCACGGTTTGCGCCCAGCGGGGGGAATGCCCAGGCGTGGCGCGTCGTCGTGCTCAAAGACCCCGCGAAACGTCGCCACGTGCGGGAACTCTATCTGCGGGGCTGGCGCGACTATATGGCCATGCTGGCGGCGGGTCTGCAGCCATGGGCGCCGACCAACGACCGCGAGGCCGAAGCCCGCGCGCTCGCAGAGCCGCCGCCGAGTACCGGGCCCGGCTTCGCCGAGCGTTTCGACCAGGTGCCGGTGTTGTTGGCGCTGTTCGCCGACTTGTCGCTGCTGGCCGCGGTGGACCGCGACACGCCCCGGTACTCGTTCGCCGGCGGCGCCTCGATCTACCCGTTCGCGTGGAGCATCGTGCTGGCGGCCCGCGATGAGGGGCTGGGCGGTGTGATCACCACGATGCCGATCCGCGCAGAGGCGGAGGTGAAGGCCCTACTGCGGGCACCCGATCCGCTGGCGCTGGCGGCGGTGATCGCCCTGGGGTATCCGGTTCACCAGCCGCGCCGGCTGAGTCGCGCGCCGGTCAGCTCGTTTGCCACCGTCGACACGGTCGACGGGCCGGCGTTCGGCTAG
- the gabT gene encoding 4-aminobutyrate--2-oxoglutarate transaminase: MSAVEQSRYLATEIPGPVSRELSKRRAVAVAHGVASAMPVYAARAGGGIVEDVDGNRLIDLGSGIAVTTIGNAAPRVVDAVCAQVAEFTHTCFMVTPYEQYIAVAEQLNRLTPIAGEKRSALFNSGAEAVENAIKIARYYTRKPAVVAFDHAYHGRTNLAMALTAKSMPYKSGFGPFAPEVYRAPLSYPFRDRLLDEKLAVDGELAAARAIQVIDQQVGAHNVAAVLIEPIQGEGGFIVPAEGFLPTLLRWCRHHNVVFIADEIQTGFARTGAMFACEHEGIQPDLICTAKAIAGGLPLSAVTGRAEIMDAAHRGGLGGTFGGNPVACAAALAAIATIEHDGLITRARRIGEVMTKRLTRMQRVDKRIGDIRGRGAMIAVELVKPGSADPDAELARGVAAAAHAAGVIVLTAGSFGNVLRLLPPLTISDELLIEGLDIIAEVLARV; the protein is encoded by the coding sequence GTGTCCGCTGTCGAACAGAGTCGCTACCTCGCCACCGAGATCCCGGGCCCGGTATCGCGGGAGCTGAGCAAGCGCCGAGCCGTTGCGGTAGCGCACGGCGTCGCAAGCGCCATGCCGGTCTATGCCGCGCGCGCCGGCGGCGGCATCGTCGAAGATGTCGACGGCAACCGGCTGATCGACCTGGGTTCGGGTATTGCGGTGACCACGATCGGCAACGCCGCCCCGCGCGTGGTTGACGCGGTATGCGCCCAGGTCGCCGAATTCACCCACACCTGCTTCATGGTGACCCCGTACGAGCAGTACATCGCCGTCGCCGAACAACTGAACCGGCTGACCCCGATCGCTGGGGAGAAACGCTCGGCGCTGTTCAACTCCGGCGCCGAAGCCGTGGAAAACGCCATCAAGATCGCTCGCTACTACACCCGTAAACCGGCCGTGGTGGCGTTCGATCATGCTTATCACGGCCGCACCAACCTCGCGATGGCGCTGACCGCCAAATCCATGCCGTATAAGAGCGGCTTCGGCCCGTTCGCGCCGGAGGTCTATCGCGCGCCGCTGTCCTACCCGTTCCGCGACCGCCTGCTCGACGAAAAGCTCGCCGTGGACGGCGAACTGGCCGCGGCGCGGGCCATTCAAGTCATCGACCAACAGGTCGGCGCCCACAATGTGGCCGCGGTGCTCATCGAGCCGATTCAAGGGGAAGGCGGTTTCATCGTTCCGGCGGAGGGGTTTTTGCCCACCTTGCTGCGCTGGTGCCGGCACCACAATGTCGTCTTCATCGCCGACGAGATCCAGACCGGCTTCGCCCGAACCGGGGCGATGTTCGCCTGTGAGCACGAGGGCATCCAGCCGGACCTGATCTGCACCGCCAAGGCCATTGCCGGCGGCCTGCCCCTGTCGGCGGTGACCGGGCGCGCCGAGATCATGGACGCCGCTCACCGCGGCGGGCTGGGCGGCACATTCGGTGGTAACCCGGTGGCGTGCGCGGCAGCGCTGGCGGCCATCGCCACGATCGAACACGACGGGTTGATCACGCGAGCGCGCCGCATCGGCGAAGTGATGACGAAACGGCTGACCAGGATGCAGCGCGTCGACAAGCGCATTGGCGACATCCGCGGCCGCGGCGCGATGATCGCCGTCGAGTTGGTGAAACCGGGTAGCGCCGACCCTGACGCCGAGTTGGCCCGCGGGGTCGCCGCGGCCGCGCACGCCGCCGGGGTCATCGTCTTGACCGCCGGCAGTTTCGGCAACGTGCTGCGACTGCTGCCACCGCTGACCATCAGCGATGAGCTGCTGATCGAGGGGCTCGACATCATCGCCGAGGTCCTGGCGCGGGTGTAG
- the car gene encoding carboxylic acid reductase, protein MSIDHVRDEQLERRITELTASDPQFAAARPDAAVAAAIEQPGLRLTQVIQTVLEGYADRPALGQRAVEFVTDPNTGRTSAQLLPRFDTLTYRQLADRVGALTAAWADGVITPGDRVCVLGFTSVDYTTIDIALAFLGAVSVPLQTGAAITQLAPIVVETEPGVIAASIDYLPDAVELARTAHTPARLVVFDYRPQVDDHREALDSARARLAGSAVPVETLPDVLQRGTSHPPAEPVVPEDDPLALLIYTSGSTGAPKGAMYLQSNVAKMWRRSTRNWFGPSAASITLNFMPMSHVMGRGILYGTLGNGGTAYFGATSDLSTLLEDLELVRPTELNFVPRVWDTLYAEFHTRVERLVSGGADRAAAEEQVRADLRERLLGGRYIAAMTGSAPISAELTQWVESLLGMHLTDGYGSTEAGMIFFDGVVQRPPVIDYKLVDVPELGYFLTDRPYPRGELLLKTENMFPGYYKRPEITAEVFDPDGYYRTGDVVAEVGPDRLVYVDRRNNVLKLAQGEFVTVAKLEAVFNNSPLVRQIYVYGNSAHPYLLAVVVPTEDALARFGTEELKPQIAESLHSVAQQAGLQSYEVPRDFIIETTPFTLENGLLTGIRKLAWPKLKERYGERLEQLYAELDRNQADELAELRRGGAEGPVLQTVTRAAGALLGAVAADLAPDAHFTDLGGDSLSALTFGNLLRDIYDIDVPVGVIVSPASDLQAIADYIDTQRRGSQRPTFASVHGRDTTEVHARDLTLDKFLDAETLAAAPGLPRAGAEVRTVLLIGATGFLGRYLALEWLERMDLVDGTLICLVRAKSDEEARRRLDATFDSGDPGLLTHYRELAADHLEVLAGDKGEINLGLDRRTWQRLAETVDVIVDPAALVNHVLPYSELFGPNALGTAELIRLAITHTLKPYTYVSTIGVGDQIEPAKFVEDADIRVISPTRALNDGYANGYGNSKWAGEVLLREAHDLCGLPVAVFRCDMILADTTYAGQLNLPDMFTRLMLSLVATGIAPGSFYELDPEGNRQRAHYDGLPVEFIAEAIATLGAQAVTGFRTYHVMNPHDDGIGLDEYVDWLTEAGYPIRRIDDYAEWLRRFETSLRALPERQRQYSLLPLLHNYQKPEKPLRGSMAPTDRFRAAVQEAKIGPDKDIPHVTREIIVKYITDLQLLGLL, encoded by the coding sequence ATGTCGATTGATCATGTCCGTGACGAGCAGTTGGAGCGCCGAATCACGGAGTTGACCGCCAGCGACCCGCAATTCGCGGCCGCCCGCCCCGACGCGGCGGTCGCCGCGGCGATCGAACAGCCCGGGTTGCGGCTGACGCAGGTGATCCAGACCGTGCTGGAAGGCTACGCGGACCGGCCCGCACTAGGGCAGCGCGCGGTCGAGTTCGTCACCGACCCGAACACCGGGCGTACCTCCGCTCAGCTGCTGCCTCGTTTCGACACCCTCACCTACCGCCAGCTCGCCGACCGGGTCGGCGCACTGACCGCCGCCTGGGCCGATGGCGTGATCACTCCGGGTGACCGGGTATGTGTGCTGGGATTCACCAGCGTCGACTACACCACCATCGACATCGCGCTGGCTTTTCTCGGCGCTGTGTCGGTTCCGTTGCAGACCGGCGCCGCGATCACCCAGTTGGCGCCCATCGTCGTGGAAACCGAGCCGGGCGTCATCGCCGCCAGCATCGACTATCTGCCCGACGCCGTCGAACTGGCCCGGACCGCTCATACCCCCGCGCGGCTGGTGGTGTTCGACTACCGTCCGCAGGTCGATGACCACCGCGAAGCGCTCGACAGCGCCCGGGCGCGGCTGGCCGGCAGCGCGGTGCCGGTGGAGACGCTGCCCGATGTGCTGCAGCGCGGCACGTCACACCCGCCGGCCGAGCCGGTGGTCCCCGAGGACGATCCGCTGGCGCTGCTGATCTACACGTCCGGCAGCACCGGGGCGCCTAAGGGGGCGATGTATCTGCAGAGCAACGTGGCCAAGATGTGGCGGCGGTCCACCCGCAACTGGTTCGGCCCGAGCGCCGCCTCGATCACGCTCAACTTCATGCCGATGAGCCACGTCATGGGCCGCGGAATCCTGTACGGCACCCTGGGCAACGGCGGCACGGCATACTTCGGCGCCACGAGCGATCTGTCGACGCTGCTGGAAGACCTCGAGCTGGTGCGACCCACCGAGCTCAACTTCGTGCCACGAGTCTGGGACACCCTCTACGCGGAGTTTCACACGCGAGTCGAGCGGCTGGTGTCCGGGGGCGCCGACCGGGCCGCCGCCGAAGAGCAGGTGAGGGCCGACCTGCGGGAGCGCCTGCTCGGCGGACGATACATTGCCGCGATGACCGGCTCGGCGCCGATCTCTGCGGAGCTGACCCAGTGGGTCGAGTCCCTGCTGGGCATGCATTTGACGGACGGCTACGGCTCCACCGAAGCCGGCATGATCTTCTTCGACGGTGTCGTGCAACGCCCCCCGGTGATCGACTACAAGCTGGTCGACGTGCCCGAGCTGGGCTACTTCCTCACTGACCGGCCCTATCCGCGCGGCGAGTTGTTGCTCAAGACCGAGAACATGTTCCCCGGCTACTACAAGCGCCCGGAGATCACCGCCGAGGTGTTCGACCCCGACGGTTACTACCGCACCGGCGACGTAGTCGCCGAGGTGGGCCCTGATCGGCTGGTGTATGTCGACCGCCGTAACAACGTGCTCAAGCTCGCCCAGGGCGAATTCGTCACCGTCGCGAAATTGGAGGCGGTATTCAACAACAGCCCGCTGGTGCGCCAGATCTACGTTTACGGCAACAGCGCCCATCCCTATCTGCTCGCGGTCGTGGTGCCTACCGAGGACGCGCTGGCGCGCTTCGGCACCGAAGAGCTCAAGCCACAGATCGCCGAGTCGCTGCACAGTGTTGCCCAACAGGCCGGCCTGCAGTCCTATGAGGTGCCGCGTGATTTCATCATCGAAACCACGCCGTTCACGCTGGAGAACGGCCTGCTGACCGGTATCCGGAAGCTGGCGTGGCCCAAGCTTAAAGAACGTTACGGCGAGCGTCTGGAACAGCTGTACGCCGAACTCGACCGCAACCAGGCCGATGAGCTCGCCGAGCTGCGCCGCGGGGGCGCGGAGGGGCCGGTGCTGCAGACCGTCACCCGTGCCGCCGGTGCGCTGCTGGGGGCGGTCGCCGCCGACCTCGCGCCCGACGCCCATTTCACCGACCTGGGCGGAGACTCGTTGTCGGCGTTGACATTCGGCAACTTGCTGCGCGACATCTATGACATTGACGTGCCGGTCGGCGTCATTGTCAGCCCGGCCAGCGACCTGCAGGCAATCGCCGACTACATCGACACGCAGCGACGGGGATCGCAGCGGCCCACATTCGCCAGCGTGCACGGCCGCGACACCACCGAGGTGCACGCCCGCGACCTGACCCTGGACAAATTCCTCGACGCCGAGACGCTGGCCGCCGCACCGGGATTGCCCCGCGCCGGCGCCGAGGTGCGCACGGTGCTGCTGATCGGCGCGACCGGTTTTCTGGGCCGCTACCTGGCACTGGAGTGGCTGGAGCGCATGGACTTGGTGGACGGCACGCTGATCTGCCTGGTGCGGGCCAAGTCCGACGAGGAGGCGCGCCGCCGCCTGGACGCAACCTTTGACAGCGGTGACCCCGGGTTGCTGACGCACTACCGGGAGCTGGCCGCCGATCACCTGGAAGTGCTCGCCGGCGATAAGGGCGAGATCAACCTGGGCCTGGACCGGCGCACCTGGCAACGGCTGGCCGAAACCGTCGATGTGATCGTCGACCCCGCCGCCCTGGTCAACCACGTGCTGCCCTACAGCGAGCTGTTCGGACCCAATGCGCTGGGCACCGCTGAGCTGATCCGGCTCGCGATAACCCATACGCTCAAGCCCTATACCTACGTGTCGACGATCGGGGTGGGTGATCAGATCGAGCCGGCGAAGTTCGTCGAAGACGCCGACATCCGGGTCATCAGTCCCACCCGGGCACTCAACGACGGGTACGCCAACGGCTACGGCAACAGCAAGTGGGCCGGGGAGGTGCTGCTGCGCGAGGCACACGACCTGTGCGGCCTGCCGGTCGCGGTGTTCCGCTGCGACATGATCCTGGCCGACACCACCTATGCGGGCCAGCTGAACCTGCCGGACATGTTCACCCGGCTAATGCTGAGCCTGGTCGCCACCGGGATTGCGCCCGGCTCGTTCTACGAGCTGGACCCCGAGGGTAACCGGCAGCGTGCACACTACGACGGGCTGCCCGTGGAGTTCATCGCCGAGGCGATCGCGACGCTGGGCGCCCAGGCGGTGACCGGGTTCCGGACCTACCACGTGATGAACCCGCACGACGACGGTATCGGTCTCGACGAGTACGTCGACTGGCTGACTGAGGCCGGCTACCCGATCCGGCGCATCGACGACTACGCGGAGTGGTTGCGGCGGTTCGAGACCAGCCTGCGGGCACTACCGGAACGCCAGCGTCAGTACTCGCTGCTGCCGCTGCTGCACAACTACCAAAAGCCCGAAAAGCCGCTCCGCGGCTCGATGGCACCCACCGATCGCTTCCGCGCGGCTGTGCAGGAGGCCAAGATCGGCCCCGACAAAGACATCCCGCACGTCACACGGGAGATCATCGTCAAATACATCACCGACCTGCAGTTGCTCGGGCTGCTCTGA
- the ruvB gene encoding Holliday junction branch migration DNA helicase RuvB has protein sequence MSEPAEREVSAALTVGEADVDASLRPRSLAEFIGQPRVCEQLQLVIEGAKNRGGSPDHILLSGPPGLGKTSLAMIIAAELGSALRVTSGPALERAGDLAAMLSNLVERDVLFIDEIHRIARPAEEMLYLAMEDFRVDVVVGKGPGATSIPLEVAPFTLVGATTRSGALTGPLRDRFGFTAYMDFYEPAELQRVLARSARILGIELGADAGAEIARRSRGTPRIANRLLRRVRDFAEVRADGVITRDVAKAALEVYDVDELGLDRLDRAVLSALTRSFGGGPVGVSTLAVAVGEEAATVEEVCEPFLVRAGMIARTPRGRVATAAAWTHLGMTPPAGAGTLGQPGLFE, from the coding sequence ATGAGCGAACCCGCCGAGCGGGAGGTGTCGGCAGCGCTGACCGTCGGAGAAGCCGATGTCGATGCCAGTCTGCGGCCACGGTCGCTGGCTGAGTTTATCGGCCAGCCGCGGGTGTGTGAGCAGTTGCAGTTGGTGATCGAGGGCGCCAAAAACCGGGGCGGCAGCCCGGATCACATCTTGTTGTCGGGTCCGCCGGGGTTGGGTAAGACGTCGCTGGCGATGATCATTGCCGCCGAGTTGGGGTCGGCGTTGCGGGTGACGTCGGGTCCAGCGCTGGAGCGGGCGGGGGATTTGGCGGCGATGCTGTCCAACCTGGTCGAGCGCGATGTGCTGTTTATCGATGAGATCCACCGCATCGCCCGCCCGGCTGAAGAGATGTTGTATTTGGCGATGGAGGATTTCCGGGTCGACGTGGTGGTGGGCAAGGGTCCGGGGGCGACGTCGATTCCGTTGGAGGTGGCGCCGTTTACGCTGGTGGGGGCGACCACGCGGTCAGGGGCGCTGACCGGCCCGCTGCGGGATCGGTTCGGGTTTACCGCGTACATGGATTTCTATGAGCCTGCCGAGTTGCAGCGGGTGTTGGCGCGGTCGGCGCGGATCTTGGGTATCGAACTGGGGGCTGATGCGGGTGCCGAGATCGCCCGCCGCTCACGGGGCACCCCGCGGATCGCCAACCGGTTGCTGCGCCGGGTGCGTGATTTCGCCGAGGTGCGCGCTGACGGGGTGATTACCCGCGATGTGGCCAAGGCCGCGTTGGAAGTGTACGACGTCGACGAACTGGGCTTAGACCGGCTGGACCGCGCGGTGCTCTCGGCACTGACCCGCAGCTTCGGCGGTGGCCCGGTGGGGGTGTCGACGCTGGCGGTGGCGGTCGGGGAAGAGGCCGCCACCGTCGAGGAGGTGTGTGAGCCGTTTTTGGTGCGCGCCGGGATGATCGCCCGCACCCCCCGCGGGCGGGTGGCCACCGCCGCGGCCTGGACGCACCTGGGCATGACCCCACCGGCCGGTGCGGGGACTCTGGGCCAGCCCGGGTTGTTCGAGTAG
- the ruvA gene encoding Holliday junction branch migration protein RuvA translates to MIASVRGQVLEVALDHVVIECAGVGYQVMATPSTLARLRRGTEARLVTAMIVREESMTLYGFLEAEARDLFVMLLGVSGVGPKIALAALAVYDATALRRVLADGDVAALTRVPGIGRRGAERLVLELRDKAGAVPAAPVNGHAVRGPVVEALIGLGFAARQAEEATDRVLAGEPGASTSAALRAALALLGTTT, encoded by the coding sequence GTGATCGCCTCGGTGCGCGGGCAGGTGCTGGAGGTGGCGCTGGATCATGTGGTGATCGAGTGCGCTGGGGTCGGTTACCAGGTAATGGCGACCCCGTCGACGCTGGCAAGGCTGCGGCGTGGGACTGAGGCTCGGTTGGTCACCGCGATGATTGTGCGCGAGGAGTCGATGACGCTGTACGGGTTCCTCGAGGCCGAGGCCCGCGATTTGTTTGTGATGTTGCTGGGGGTTTCGGGGGTGGGGCCCAAGATCGCGCTGGCGGCGTTGGCGGTTTATGACGCGACAGCACTGCGGCGGGTGCTGGCCGACGGCGATGTGGCGGCGCTGACGCGGGTGCCCGGGATCGGCCGCCGGGGCGCCGAGCGGCTGGTGTTGGAGTTGCGCGATAAGGCCGGTGCGGTGCCCGCAGCGCCGGTCAATGGGCACGCGGTGCGTGGCCCGGTGGTCGAAGCCCTGATCGGACTGGGTTTTGCGGCCAGGCAGGCTGAGGAGGCCACCGATAGGGTGTTGGCCGGTGAGCCCGGGGCCAGCACTTCTGCGGCGTTGCGCGCGGCGTTGGCGCTGCTGGGGACGACGACATGA
- the ruvC gene encoding crossover junction endodeoxyribonuclease RuvC translates to MRVMGVDPGLTRCGLSVIDGSRGRQIVALNVEVVRTAVDVPLPGRLLAISDVVEQWLDTYRPDVMAIERVFSQQNVSTVMGTAQVGGVVALAAAKRGVAVHFHTPSEVKAAVTGNGGAGKAQVTAMVTRILGLQAKPTPADAADALALAICHCWRAPMIARMAAAEAQAGGQRQRVGAKVKAAR, encoded by the coding sequence GTGCGGGTGATGGGTGTTGATCCAGGCTTGACGCGCTGCGGATTGTCGGTGATCGACGGCAGCCGCGGGCGGCAGATCGTCGCACTGAATGTCGAGGTCGTACGCACCGCGGTCGACGTCCCGTTGCCGGGGCGGTTATTGGCGATCAGTGATGTTGTCGAGCAGTGGCTGGATACTTATCGCCCGGATGTGATGGCGATCGAGCGGGTGTTTTCCCAGCAGAATGTGTCGACGGTGATGGGTACCGCGCAGGTTGGGGGCGTGGTGGCGCTGGCGGCGGCCAAACGGGGTGTTGCGGTGCATTTTCACACCCCCAGCGAGGTGAAGGCGGCGGTTACCGGTAACGGTGGTGCGGGCAAGGCGCAGGTGACTGCGATGGTCACCAGAATCCTTGGGTTGCAAGCCAAGCCGACACCGGCGGATGCGGCTGACGCGTTGGCGTTGGCGATATGTCATTGCTGGCGCGCGCCGATGATCGCGCGGATGGCCGCCGCAGAAGCCCAGGCGGGCGGGCAGCGTCAGCGGGTCGGTGCGAAGGTCAAGGCGGCGCGGTGA
- a CDS encoding class I SAM-dependent methyltransferase: MAGDPRADVVARQYERYRYPQPIHDLRTWVTHNWEWFDPVHAHRILWPDREYRPDLDILIAGCGTNQAAVFAFTNPDARVVAVDISQPSLDHQQYLKEKHGLWNLDLHLLPIEELPALGLDFDLIVSTGVIHHMADPLKGMKALAGCLRPDGVIGVMLYAKYGRIGIELLQSVFDDLGLRQDDASVQTVRETISVLSPDHPVQGYLKIEQNMQFDAVLVDTFLHGRARSYTVDDCIDLVTSAGLVFQGWLLNSPYYAHDSVAQAAGFYSAVTALPEAKLWSVMERLHTRNACHFFMACHPERPKESYTLDFSTVDCLDYVPMMRMRCGLSGTEIFRPDWRMSLSPAQVPFVRHIDGRRTIREIAACVARSGETPRASTADLEKFGRKLFQSLWRLDFVAMALNANPGS; encoded by the coding sequence ATGGCCGGCGATCCACGCGCCGATGTGGTAGCCCGCCAGTACGAGCGATACCGGTATCCGCAACCTATTCATGACCTGAGGACGTGGGTCACACACAACTGGGAATGGTTCGACCCGGTTCACGCTCACCGGATTTTGTGGCCCGATCGCGAATATCGGCCCGATCTCGATATTCTGATCGCCGGTTGCGGCACCAACCAGGCGGCCGTTTTTGCGTTCACCAATCCGGACGCCAGGGTGGTGGCGGTCGATATCAGCCAGCCGTCGCTGGACCATCAGCAATATCTGAAAGAAAAGCATGGGCTGTGGAACCTCGACCTGCATCTGCTGCCGATCGAAGAGCTACCGGCGCTCGGACTCGACTTTGATCTCATTGTCTCGACCGGCGTTATACATCACATGGCAGATCCATTGAAAGGCATGAAAGCGCTCGCCGGCTGCCTGCGGCCCGACGGTGTCATCGGCGTCATGCTGTATGCGAAGTACGGTCGAATCGGAATCGAACTGCTGCAATCAGTGTTTGATGACCTGGGGCTGCGCCAAGACGATGCGTCGGTGCAAACGGTGCGGGAGACCATCTCTGTCCTGTCACCGGATCACCCTGTCCAAGGCTATCTTAAAATCGAGCAGAATATGCAGTTCGACGCCGTGCTGGTGGATACGTTTCTGCATGGCCGCGCACGTAGTTACACCGTCGATGACTGTATCGATCTGGTCACCTCGGCGGGACTCGTATTTCAGGGATGGCTCCTCAACTCGCCGTATTACGCGCACGATTCGGTTGCGCAGGCGGCCGGGTTCTATTCGGCCGTGACCGCGTTGCCTGAGGCTAAGCTCTGGTCGGTGATGGAACGTCTCCACACCCGCAACGCTTGCCACTTCTTCATGGCGTGCCATCCGGAGCGGCCCAAAGAGAGCTACACCCTTGATTTTTCGACGGTTGACTGTCTCGACTACGTGCCGATGATGCGCATGCGCTGCGGCCTTTCCGGCACTGAGATTTTTCGGCCGGATTGGCGTATGAGCCTCAGCCCGGCTCAGGTGCCTTTTGTGCGGCACATCGATGGCCGTCGCACGATCCGAGAGATCGCTGCGTGCGTGGCGCGAAGTGGCGAGACGCCGCGGGCCAGCACAGCTGACTTGGAGAAATTCGGACGCAAGCTATTTCAATCCCTGTGGCGTCTGGATTTTGTTGCAATGGCCCTGAACGCGAACCCAGGGAGTTAG